In Nitrososphaerota archaeon, a single genomic region encodes these proteins:
- a CDS encoding thiolase domain-containing protein (Catalyzes the synthesis of acetoacetyl coenzyme A from two molecules of acetyl coenzyme A. It can also act as a thiolase, catalyzing the reverse reaction and generating two-carbon units from the four-carbon product of fatty acid oxidation), which produces MAKSKVYIASAGLTKIGDHWGKSLPDLAVEASRMALKGAPRVKPQQILVGNMFSAIGAGQEHLGALLASALGLSGIPAFKVEAACSSGGSAFNLGYSLVKCGAIDSALVVGVEKMRDLEPEEVSQALSMAESAEYTQFVGATFAALNGLLARYYMEQMNVSRDELSSIPVIDHANAVTAEHAQFRKAITADVVSRSSMIADPLRLFDCAPVGDGAAAVLLVNEKAASGARKAMTEVLGGQVSTAEFSLYERDDMLDFKATRHAFRGAMQRAGLSPKKLDLLEVHDAFSVVGALSLEAMGFSKKGMGARDAKEGKYSRGSDLPINTFGGLKARGHPVGATGMYQIVEAHMQLTDRAGENQVEGARYAATQNIGGVDSTSAVHVFGRAS; this is translated from the coding sequence TTGGCGAAATCCAAGGTCTACATTGCCTCAGCGGGCCTTACAAAGATAGGCGACCACTGGGGAAAGTCCCTGCCAGACCTCGCAGTGGAGGCATCTCGCATGGCCCTAAAGGGAGCACCCAGGGTCAAACCTCAGCAGATCCTCGTCGGCAATATGTTCAGCGCCATCGGGGCCGGACAGGAGCACCTGGGCGCCCTGCTCGCAAGCGCGCTCGGTCTCTCGGGCATCCCAGCGTTCAAGGTCGAAGCCGCCTGCTCGTCTGGTGGGTCGGCGTTCAATCTCGGCTATTCTCTCGTGAAGTGTGGGGCCATCGACTCGGCCCTGGTAGTCGGGGTCGAGAAGATGAGGGACCTGGAACCCGAGGAGGTCTCCCAGGCCCTGTCGATGGCAGAATCCGCTGAATACACGCAGTTCGTGGGGGCCACCTTCGCAGCCCTTAACGGACTTCTTGCAAGGTACTACATGGAGCAGATGAACGTTTCCCGGGACGAGTTGAGCTCCATCCCGGTCATCGACCACGCCAACGCAGTCACTGCGGAGCACGCCCAGTTCAGGAAGGCCATCACTGCAGACGTGGTAAGCCGCTCATCAATGATCGCCGATCCCCTGAGGCTCTTCGACTGCGCCCCGGTCGGGGACGGGGCCGCCGCCGTCCTCCTGGTCAACGAGAAGGCAGCCTCAGGTGCAAGGAAAGCTATGACCGAGGTCCTGGGAGGCCAGGTTTCCACAGCAGAATTCAGCCTGTACGAGAGGGACGACATGCTCGATTTCAAAGCCACCAGGCACGCATTCAGGGGCGCGATGCAGCGGGCCGGGCTTTCTCCCAAGAAGCTCGACCTCCTCGAAGTGCACGACGCATTCTCGGTGGTGGGCGCGCTTTCGCTCGAGGCCATGGGCTTCTCGAAGAAGGGCATGGGGGCGCGGGACGCGAAGGAAGGGAAATACAGCAGAGGGTCGGACCTGCCCATCAACACATTTGGAGGGCTCAAGGCGCGGGGACATCCAGTCGGCGCCACGGGCATGTATCAGATAGTCGAAGCTCACATGCAGCTGACCGACCGCGCAGGGGAGAACCAGGTCGAGGGTGCTCGGTACGCGGCGACTCAAAACATCGGAGGGGTCGACTCCACGAGCGCTGTTCATGTCTTCGGGAGGGCGTCCTAG
- a CDS encoding hydroxymethylglutaryl-CoA synthase, translating into MHVMRSKQPSAILGYGAYIPYYRLPTTEIARVWKGGGSGPNIEKAVASMDEDTVTMAIEASKQAVKMSGVEKLGAVFVGTESKPYAVKPTSTMVAQALGQHHTLAADLEFACKAGTEAIQVISGLVGSGMIEAGLAVGMDTAQGRPGDDLEYTAASGGAAYVIGRKSKKAVAVIDCSTSFVSDTGDFWRRSHEKYPRHLSRFTGEPAYFFHIESAVNTLFEETGHKASDFTYAVFHQPNPRFPVEVATRLGFTLEQIKTGLLNPMIGNTYAGSSPIGLAAVLDEAKPGDKILLASFGSGAGSDAFCIEVLDGITKARKGNQTVKSLMNHSLKIDYSIYSKFRDKLHK; encoded by the coding sequence ATGCACGTGATGAGAAGCAAGCAGCCTTCAGCAATCTTGGGCTACGGAGCCTACATCCCCTACTACAGACTCCCTACGACGGAGATCGCAAGGGTCTGGAAGGGGGGAGGCTCTGGCCCCAACATCGAGAAGGCGGTCGCTTCCATGGACGAAGACACGGTCACCATGGCGATTGAGGCTTCGAAGCAGGCAGTGAAGATGTCGGGCGTGGAGAAGCTTGGCGCGGTCTTCGTCGGCACCGAGTCCAAGCCCTACGCGGTCAAGCCTACCAGCACCATGGTCGCCCAGGCCCTCGGACAGCATCACACTCTAGCCGCCGACTTGGAGTTTGCCTGCAAGGCGGGGACGGAAGCGATTCAGGTCATCTCCGGTCTGGTGGGCTCCGGGATGATCGAGGCTGGTCTGGCCGTGGGGATGGACACCGCTCAGGGGCGTCCCGGGGACGACCTCGAGTACACGGCTGCAAGCGGCGGGGCGGCCTACGTCATCGGCAGGAAGAGCAAGAAGGCCGTAGCCGTGATCGACTGCAGCACATCCTTCGTGTCCGACACGGGCGACTTTTGGCGCAGGTCGCACGAGAAGTACCCCAGGCATCTTTCGAGATTCACTGGGGAGCCCGCCTACTTCTTCCACATCGAGAGCGCGGTGAACACCCTCTTCGAGGAAACAGGGCACAAGGCCTCCGATTTCACCTACGCGGTCTTCCACCAGCCCAACCCTCGGTTCCCAGTGGAGGTGGCGACGCGGCTGGGGTTCACCCTGGAGCAGATCAAGACCGGGCTCCTCAACCCTATGATCGGCAACACCTACGCCGGCAGCTCTCCCATTGGCCTCGCGGCCGTCCTCGACGAAGCGAAACCGGGGGACAAGATCCTGCTCGCTAGCTTCGGCTCAGGCGCAGGGTCGGACGCCTTCTGCATCGAGGTCCTGGACGGCATCACGAAGGCAAGAAAAGGGAATCAGACGGTGAAGTCGCTGATGAATCACAGTTTGAAGATAGACTACTCCATCTACAGTAAATTCAGAGACAAACTGCACAAGTAG